Below is a genomic region from Laspinema palackyanum D2c.
TCGGTTGGATCAACAACTGTTGATGTCGGGCTTGCTATCCCCAGAGGCGATCGGCGAGGCCGAGTGGTATAAAATCAACCAGGTATTCGACCTCATCCACCAGGGTTTAATTCGAGTGGTGGATTAAGCCATCGACGTTGCGAGGTTTGATGTAAAAAAAAACAATGAACTCTAAACGGAGTCAAATTATCAACTTTTTGTTCACTATTTTTGATGCTATTTCAGTCAATAATTTAGCAAAAAAGCCGGTTTATGGCAACATAAACCGGCTTTTTGCAGACCCCTAATAGCTGGGGAATACCGATGGGACCGATCTGAAGGAGTCCAATAGGCTGTGGGTATTGCCCGAGGAAAGGTAGAGAGGAGTGGGAATGGCTTCCCGACGCCATGTAATTGTAGGGAAATCCGGACTCATTAAAGTCAGAGGTCATTACACCCCAATCCCGTCAAACAGTCAGTGGATTGCCGGATTCCGAGGGCTTCATCCTGGAAATGGGTTGCTAGACTAAGATTTCAGCTTCTTATAGTTGAATAGTCGCCACTTGTCAGTGATTGGGATCACCGAAGTTCTGCCAAATGATCGCTGTTTCTAGGTTTCTGCATCACACAACATCCCCGCAAAATCACGGATATTGACCATAAGTCAGGGGAAATCATTCGTGTTTTTACGCAGAGTCAGGAATGGGCGTGAACCAGTGCACTCTCGCCGATTCTAAAGATACAGACCCATCACCAGAGGAAATTTGTATGAACGTAGTCCTTCAGCCCCAAGGAAATTTAGACTTAAAAGCATCGGCGATGCTTCAACAAAATATTGCTCGTTTAGCCTGGGAAAAATACAATCGCTGGTTCATTGATTTAGGGGAAGTCACCACGGTGAGTCATTCCGGATTAATGGCATTAATCTCCGCTAATCAACTGGCTAAAAAAACAGGCCGCCGTTTAAGTTTGTGTAACCTGAAAGGATCAGTGATGTATCTGTTGGAAATTACTGAACTGGATGGGTTACTGGATATTTTATCCGATGACGATGAACCGATGGAGGTTGTGGATAAAATTGTATTTTGAAAAGTGGCGATCGCCCTGTTTATAGGGTGTCTCAGGGTGATATTGCGATCGCCGGCTTTTCGGGTCATTGCGCCAAATTCTCCTCACTCGGCACAAAATTCAGGTTCCAGCTTACACTTCCAGGGTTTCTTTTTCCAGTTCGGGGAGATGATAGTCCCCTCGTCCATCAATTTCAATTAACATTTTGGCCTCTTCTCCGGTAATTAATCGCGCCCCTCGTTTCCGAGTAAAATAGTTCCAACCCCACTGAATCATCACCACTAATTTATTGTCAAATTCAATCAAGAAGTAGATATGCACAAACACCCAAAATAGCCATGCAATAAAGCCGGAAAATTGAATAAATCCTAAATCCACAACCGCTGCATGACGTCCAATCACCGCTAAACTGCCAAAATCTACATAATGAAAGGGCGGATATTCCTTCTGTTTGAAGCGGTGTTGAATCACCTTGGCGACATATTCCCCTTCCTGCATGGCAACCGGCGCAACCCCGGGTAAAGGTTTGCCATCTTGATGAGCAAAATGGGCCAAATCCCCGATCGCAAAAATATTCGGATATCCCGGTAAACTTAAATCAGGTTCAACAATCACTCGTCCAACGCGATCGCGTTCAACTCCCGTCCGTTGGGCCAAAATTTCACCCATTCCCGACGCTTTCACCCCTGCCGCCCATAATAACGTGCGCGTGGGAATGATTTCCTCCCCATCTTTACGTCGGACGGTGACTGCATCTTCTGTGACATTGGTGACCAAACTATTGGTTTGTACCGTCACCCCTAATTCATGTAAAGATTTTTCCGCTTTCACGGACAATTCTGGGGGATAGGGCGGTAGAATTCTATCCATCCCTTCTAACAGCAAAATTTTCGCTTCTGTGGTGTCAATATTGCGAAAATCTTCTTTTAAGGTATTATGCGCCAATTCTGCGATCGCCCCGGCTAATTCCACCCCCGTCGGTCCTCCGCCTGCGATCGCAAAAGTTAACCAAGCTTGACGTTTTTGCGGGTCTGTTTCCTTTTCTGCCGCTTCAAATGCCATGAAAATTCGCCGCCGCATTTCTAAGGCATCTTCGACGGTTTTTAACCCCGGCGCTTTGTCTTCCCAGTGGTCATTGCCAAAATAATGATGACTCACCCCCGTGGCAACAATTAACGTATCATATCTAATTTCTTCCCCTACCAACTTCAATTTCTGCTGTTTTGGGTCAATATCCACCGCTTCTTCCAGCAGCACTTTGGTATTCTTATTTTTACTGAGTACCCCACGCAAGGGAGAGGCAATATCTGCCGGGGAAAGGGTTCCTGTTGCCACTTGATAAAGCAGGGGTTGAAATAAATGAAAATTCCGTTTATCAATTAGGGTGACTTGGACAGGAGCACGACCCAGGGACTGGGCAGCATACAGCCCCCCAAATCCACCCCCCACAATCACAACCTGATGAATCGGTGTCGTCGATTTTACATCTACCATGAGTTATATATTTCTAGTTTTAGAGAGAATTTATCCCCACTTTCCACCCCGAACTCCCGCAAGAACCAGGGGGAGAGTGAGGACTGCTTCCACTTTAAAAGAAATTCTTAACAATGGTAGTAGTGACGGTTACAGACTGTGAGCATTAGGAGTCCAGTGGGCCATTAATTTGACCATTAAACCCATACACCTGACGACTGCCGACAAAGGGAACTAATTCCACCTCTCGCTCATCTCCCGGTTCAAACCGCACCGCAGTTCCGGCGGGAATATCTAGGTGCATTCCTCGGGCGGCATCTCGGTCAAAACTCAAGGCTTCATTGACCTCAAAAAAATGATAATGTGAGCCAACTTGAATGGGGCGATCGCCAGCATTAGCGACTTGCAACCGGACGGTTTTTCGCCCCGCATTTAACTCGATTTCTCCAGTTTTAACAATAATTTCTCCGGGAATCATCATCACCTCTTACCTGTAGGATTTCAGATTAAATCGGTTCAACTTATCGAATCGGATTGTGAACCGTAACCAATTTTGTGCCATCAGGAAACGTCGCTTCCACCTGCACTTCTGCCACCATTTCCGGGACGCCTTCCATCACTTCCTCCCGGGTGAGTAAGGTTGCACCATAGCTCATCAAATCGGCAACGGTTCTGCCATCTCTCGCCCCTTCTAAAATAGCAGCAGAAATATAGGCCACAGCTTCTGGATAATTTAAAAGTAAGCCCCGATTTTTACGGCGTTCGGCAACTAACGCTGCGGTAAAAATCAATAATTTGTCTTTTTCTTGGGGAGAAAGTTGCATAATAAGTCCTTCAAATCGGCCAAACTCGCGGAGGACAACTCGGACGGCCTATAAAACTCAGGCGCAGGAGTTGCCAAACTTCACTAAACCAGTTTCGCACTTCTGGGGTCGAAGATCCACGATATCGACATAATAATCCGTGAGTGAGCCGGGTGACCCCAGCTTCGCCTTGGGAGAAACTTGAACGCGCTTCCCACAGCGATCGCGCTTCTTGGACCAGTTCCGGGGTCACCGGGTCCGCAATCCAGGCGAGAGTTGCCACAATGGGGAAACCGGCTAAAGCGGAGTTCGAGGCAACTGCGGATTCACTCCCCTGGAGATGTTGGCGATCGATCCACAGGGGACGACCCTGTTGCCAAATTTCCGTCTGCGATCGCCACGAGCCCTGAACAAACGTTTCCCCCCGGGCACTCCGTCCAAATCGGTTAATTTCCCACAACAAAAATCGGGCATCCGGTGCTAATTCAATCCGTAAATCTTGGCGATAAATTGCCCCATTAAAAATAATACTTTCCTGGGGAAGCCATTCACAATAAGCCCCAGAATCGACATGAATCTGAATAGTTTGCCGTGCAACTTCACCCAGACTGCGATAAATTTTAGCCGCCGCTGCGGTGGTAATTAAAGCATGAGCATTTTCCTGGAGATGAATCGATTGTCCCAGGGAATCACCGCCTACAATTCCCCCAGCGGTATGCAAAATTACACTATGACAAACTCCTTCCCCTTCGGGATAAAAGGGTCGCTGCATCTTGAGAGGGGCCGTCGCCTTAGCCGATACCATTTGGGTAGCTGTTCCCGATTGAGCGTAGGCTAATTCTAAGCTGCCATGCCATCCTTGAACGGCTTGATTTTCAGTCTGACTATTACTCACAAATTCTCGGATTCAGGTTACATCAAATTTAACTATAGCGTGCCGTTTGACCCGAAATCCGGTTGTCATAGTCTGTAAAAACCTGACCTGTTGCACCCTCCTCAAATCCGGCGGGGGTTTAAACCCCCGCCTAACAGCTAAAGTCGGTTAAAAACCGACTGAAAACACCACTGTATCAGACTTGCAGTCGGTTTTTAACCGAATGCAAGCTATGAGGCCGCCAATCGTTTAAACCCCCGCCGGTTGTCGCCAGTGTATCAGAGTTGCAGTCGGTTTTTAACCGAGTGAGATCTTGCACCATTCTCAACAACCGGCGGGGGTTTAAACCCCCGCCTAACAGCTAAAGTCGGTTAAAAACCGACTGAAAACACCACGGGATAGGACTTGCAGTCGGTTAAAAACCGAATGCAAGCGATGAGGCCGCCAATCGTTTTAACCCCCGCCGGTTGTCGCCAGTGTATCAGAGTTGCAGTCGGTTTTTAACCGACTTGAGCTATTAGGCGGGGGTTTTAACCCCCGCCGTAGAGGCGCTTTTATAAGCGCCTCTACAGGCTAAAAGTTTTAACCCCCGCCGGTTGTTGAGAATGGTGCAAGATGTCAGTTGAAACCGACTCGCAGCTATGAGGCCGCCAATCGTTTTAACCCCCGCCGGGTGTTGCCACTTTCGGATTAAACCGCTAGGAATCGTTGAATAACTTCATTACTGAGTTCTTCAGTGGAACCCGAGGCCACAATTCCTCCTTTTTGCATGGCATAATACCAATCGGCTTCTCGGACAAAATGCAAATGCTGTTCGACTAACAGGACCGAAATGCCCTTAGATTGGATAATCCGACGCACTGCCGCTTCGATTTCTAAAATAATCGAAGGTTGGATGCCTTCCGTGGGTTCATCGAGGATGAGTAAGCGAGGATTTCCCATCAAGGCGCGGGCGATCGCCAGTTGTTGTTGTTGTCCGCCACTCAAATCTCCCCCCATCCGATGCAACATTTTGTTTAAAACCGGAAATAATTCAAAGATTTCATCAGAAATTTCCAGATTTTTAGGCCGAGTGGGTCGCGCTTCTAAGCCCAAAATTAAATTTTCTTTCACCGTTAACCGGGGAATAATTTCCCGCCCTTGGGGGACATAACCGATGCCCATTTTAGCACGGCGATCGCTCGATTTATCGATGATGGGTTGACCCTCTAAATAGATTTGTCCCTTGCGAGGTTGCAGTAATCCCATAATCGTTTTTAATAGAGTGGTTTTGCCGACCCCATTCCGTCCAATCAAGCAGACCATTTGTCCCGGGGATACGTTCAAATCCACATCCCGCAAAATGTGACTTTCTCCATAATAAACATTTAGCCCGGATACTTGTAGCATCCGATGGGGTGAGGGTTCTGTTAGGTAGGGTTTTTCTAGGTTGTCAATTGAATTCATCAACTTTATTCTCAGTTCTTATCGGGTATTAATCTGGCTTATTCTTCATGTTCTTCTGTACTTCCCAAATAGACTTGAATCACTTTGGGGTCATTTTGCACTTCTTCGATACTCCCTTCACAGAGGACCGAACCCTCATGCAATACCGTGACTTTGCGGGCAATTTGTCGCACGAATTCCATATCATGTTCAATCACAATAATGGAATGACTTTGGGCCAAGGAAATCAGTAATTCCCCGGTGAGGGCGGTTTCTTCATCGGTTAAACCGGCAACGGGTTCATCAACGAGCAGTAAATCGGGAGATTGAGCCAGCAACATCCCAATTTCTAGCCATTGCTTTTCCCCGTGGGAAAGTAATCCCGAAGCAATATCTGCTTTAGCGACTAAACCAATGGTTTCCAGCAAGGTTTTGACCGTATTATGCTCCGATGCTGGGGTCGGTTTCAGTAAAGTTTGAAATACATTTTTATTCCGATTGCAGGAAATTTCTAAATTTTCCCGAGGGGTGAGATTTAGATAAACCCGTGGAGTTTGAAATTTGCGACCAATGCCAAACCGAGCAATACTATCTTCAGAATATTTCCGCAGGTTTCGTCCTTTAAAGAAAACTTTCCCTAGGGTGGGTTTGACTTTTCCGGTAATCACATCTAAAAAGGTAGTTTTTCCGGCACCATTGGGACCAATAATGACCCGCAACTCTCCCGTATTCATGGTGAATGTTAAGTTATTGAGGGCATTAAATCCGTCAAAACTAACGGTTAAATTTTCAATTTCTAAGATATTTTCGTTCACGGACTCTCTCTCTGACACTGGATGACTAGACTATTTCCCAACTCAACTCATCAGGAGTCGATGATTTTAAGGCTCCAGGGTTTCACGCTCCCGTTGAATTTCGGGGTCTTCTGCTAACTGGGGATAGGTAATCATATATCGCGGATGTCCGGTAATCCGGCGAAAGAAATTACCCGCTTCGGTCCGCAACCAGCCAACGATGCCATTGGGAAGAACTAAGACAACAATTAGGAAGAGTGCGCCTTGAAAAAACAGCCAAATTTCGGGGAATTGTTCACTTAAGAAACTTTTGCCGTAGTTGACTAATAAGGCTCCGAGGATGGCTCCGATTAAGGTGGCTCGACCGCCGACTGCAACCCATATTACCATTTCAATGGAAAAGGCAATATCCATTGCTCTGGGGGAAATGATACCTGCTCTGAGGGTAAATAGTGCGCCTCCGAGTCCAGCTAAAGCGGCAGAAATTGCAAAGACTAAGACTTTATATCCGGTGGGATTGTAACCGGAAAACCGGACGCGACTTTCATCGTCGCGAATGGCAATGAGTAAACGTCCGAAACGTCCCGAGGTTAACCAGCGACAAAGGAGATAGGAACCGGCTAATAGGATGACGGTAAGGACATAAAACCCATATTGAGTGTTTGGGTGGGAGATGGGAAATCCTAAGAGGGTTTGAAAATCTGTGAGTCCGTTGGTGCCGTTGAAGAGTTTTTGTTGTCCGTTGAAGAAGTTAAAAAAGACGATGGTAGCGGCTTGGGTAAGAATGGAGAAGTAGACGCCTCGGATGCGATTTCGGAATACGAGATATCCGAGAAAGGCGGCGAGGATGCCGGGAATTAACAGGATGGCGATCGCCGTGAAGGGAAAGGAGGAAAAGGGTCCCCAAAACCAAGGCAGTTCCGTTACTCCATAAAGTCCCATAAAATCGGGAAGTTGACTGCTGGCGGTTTCAGGAATTTGTAATTTGATATGCATGGCGATCGCATATCCCCCAAGGGCAAAAAATATCCCATGTCCCAAACTCAGCAATCCCGTATAACCCCAAATCAAATCAATCCCCAAGGCAACGATCGCCAAGGCTAAATACCGATGCAACAAATCCAAGCGAAAATCAGACAAGAGCAGAGGCATAACGGCAATCAAGATTAAAGCAATGACCCCAATCGCCGAGAGTTCAAATAATCGCGGTTTCTGCTTCGCAACCTGATTAACCTTGCCCTGTACCTGGAGCAATTGGTCAATCCAACTGTTATTATTACCGGAGCTTTCTTTCTGTTTCTTGTCTTCCCATTTCTCTGGAAATTTATCGTGGTTCATGCCGTTTTTTTTACCTCGTTTAACTGACCTCTAAACCTAGGCATCGACCGTGCGTCCTTTCTGAGGAAACAGTCCTGCTGGACGGAGTTGTAAGAACAGAATAATCAGCACAAATACCATCACTCTTGCCATGCTAGTAGTGGCAAAAAAGGTCAAAAAATTAAATAAAGCACTGTCGGGAGAAACCATTGAAATGAAAATTCCTGAACCAATAATGTAGTTCACCAATCCAATGGCAAGTGCTGCAACAACGGTTCCAATAATTTTGCCGACTCCCCCGACAACCACCACCATAAATGCATCCACAATATAGTTTTGGCCCGTATTCGGTCCAACGGAACCGAGCAAACTAATGGCACAACCGGCAATTCCAGCTAATCCGGAACCGATCGCAAAGGTTAAGGCATCTACTTTTTGGGTGGGAATTCCCAGACAAGCACTCATGCTGCGATTTTGAGTAACGGCACGAATTCGCAATCCCCAGGGCGATCGCAACAAAAATAAGTAAATTCCGACCACACAAACCACAGTTAAGGCAATAATAAATAACCGGACATAAGGCAATTGGAACGTGCCAATGGGAATCCCTCCGCGCAACCAACCCGGTGCCGTCACATCCACCCCTTGTGCGCCAAACCAGGGTTGAGTGAGGGCTAGTCCAGCAGATTTGCCTAAAATCGCACCGAGTGCCAGGGTAATTCCAGCGGAAAGAGGCAGCAAAATGGCGATCGCCCCATTACGAATCCGCTCAAAATCTGGACGCCGCTTCACCCCCCACAATCCCCCAAAAAATAGCAGACAAAACACCCCTATTTGAAGGCACATCAGCCAACTGATACTCCGGACCAATTGTTGCAAAATCAAGCTCACGCCCCAGGTTGCCAGGAGGGTTTCCAAGGGTCGTCCATACAGGTAGCGAATCACCCCCCGTTCTAGGAGAACTCCTGCTAAAGCTGCCACTAAAAAAGCCAAAGGCAGTGCAGCAATAATATAGAACCCAAACCAGGGTTCTCCAAATCCTCTAAACACATTTTGGACAACAAATGTTGTGTACGCTCCTAGCATCATCAATTCACCATGAGCGAGATTAATCACGCCCATAATGCCAAAGACAATGGCTAATCCTAATGCCGCAATTAATAAAACCGATCCAATGCTAAGGCCATTAAATAGGCTTTGTAAAAATAGTTCCATTATAGGTGAGTTAAATTATCTCCACGAAGGGTTTAATTTTCTTTTACTTGTAATGGTTTAGAGTTTAATAGGTCAAGAAAAAATACTTTGACTTATCTTTACCTTCTAAACTCTAAACATTACCGTTGCCAAGTTTTGGCAATTTTTACATCATGTACTTGCCACCTTTAGTCGGGTCTTCCCAATTGCAGGAATAGCCCTTTGTATCTGCCACATATTGATTCCAAGGAATTGGGTCAACCGGGGCCGGGGTTTCGGAGACAATTTTAAACATTCCATCATCCCCAATTTCACCGATGCGGACCGTTTTTGAGAGGTGATGGTTATTTTGGAGGGTAACCAGACCTCCTGGAGCTTGTAAAGTTTGTCCCACAGCGGCTTTACGGACGGCCTCAATATCATCCGCCGTTCCCGCTTTTTCCACCGCTTGTTTCCACAAATAAACCATAATATAAGCGGCTTCCATTGGGTCATTTGTCACCCGATTTTGGCCGTATTTTGACTTAAATGCCTGAACAAACTTTTGGTTTTCGGGGGTATTTACCGATTGAAAATAATTCCAAGCGGCATAATGACCTTTGAGATATTCAGTCCCGATCGCTCGCACTTCTTCTTCCGCAATACTCACCGACATGGTGGGATATTTGTCCGGTGTCAACCCAGCCCCTTGCATCTGTTTGAAAAAGGCCACGTTGCTGTCCCCATTGAGGGTATTAAAAATCACGCCACCATCCGGCAAAGCCGCTTGAATTTTGGTAATAATTGCGGTAACTTCCGTGCCACCGAGGGGGATATAATCTTCTCCCACGGTTTGTCCCCCTTTGGCTTCAAGTTGAGCCTTAATAATCGTATTGGCGGTACGGGGAAACACATAATCGGACCCGACTAGAAAGAATTGCTGGCCTTTATTTTCTAACAGCCAATCCACCGCCGGTTCAATCTGTTGATTGGGGGCTGCCCCGGTATAGAAAA
It encodes:
- a CDS encoding STAS domain-containing protein, with the translated sequence MNVVLQPQGNLDLKASAMLQQNIARLAWEKYNRWFIDLGEVTTVSHSGLMALISANQLAKKTGRRLSLCNLKGSVMYLLEITELDGLLDILSDDDEPMEVVDKIVF
- a CDS encoding NAD(P)/FAD-dependent oxidoreductase encodes the protein MVDVKSTTPIHQVVIVGGGFGGLYAAQSLGRAPVQVTLIDKRNFHLFQPLLYQVATGTLSPADIASPLRGVLSKNKNTKVLLEEAVDIDPKQQKLKLVGEEIRYDTLIVATGVSHHYFGNDHWEDKAPGLKTVEDALEMRRRIFMAFEAAEKETDPQKRQAWLTFAIAGGGPTGVELAGAIAELAHNTLKEDFRNIDTTEAKILLLEGMDRILPPYPPELSVKAEKSLHELGVTVQTNSLVTNVTEDAVTVRRKDGEEIIPTRTLLWAAGVKASGMGEILAQRTGVERDRVGRVIVEPDLSLPGYPNIFAIGDLAHFAHQDGKPLPGVAPVAMQEGEYVAKVIQHRFKQKEYPPFHYVDFGSLAVIGRHAAVVDLGFIQFSGFIAWLFWVFVHIYFLIEFDNKLVVMIQWGWNYFTRKRGARLITGEEAKMLIEIDGRGDYHLPELEKETLEV
- a CDS encoding urease subunit beta — encoded protein: MIPGEIIVKTGEIELNAGRKTVRLQVANAGDRPIQVGSHYHFFEVNEALSFDRDAARGMHLDIPAGTAVRFEPGDEREVELVPFVGSRQVYGFNGQINGPLDS
- the ureA gene encoding urease subunit gamma codes for the protein MQLSPQEKDKLLIFTAALVAERRKNRGLLLNYPEAVAYISAAILEGARDGRTVADLMSYGATLLTREEVMEGVPEMVAEVQVEATFPDGTKLVTVHNPIR
- a CDS encoding urease accessory protein UreD, coding for MSNSQTENQAVQGWHGSLELAYAQSGTATQMVSAKATAPLKMQRPFYPEGEGVCHSVILHTAGGIVGGDSLGQSIHLQENAHALITTAAAAKIYRSLGEVARQTIQIHVDSGAYCEWLPQESIIFNGAIYRQDLRIELAPDARFLLWEINRFGRSARGETFVQGSWRSQTEIWQQGRPLWIDRQHLQGSESAVASNSALAGFPIVATLAWIADPVTPELVQEARSLWEARSSFSQGEAGVTRLTHGLLCRYRGSSTPEVRNWFSEVWQLLRLSFIGRPSCPPRVWPI
- the urtE gene encoding urea ABC transporter ATP-binding subunit UrtE, which gives rise to MLQVSGLNVYYGESHILRDVDLNVSPGQMVCLIGRNGVGKTTLLKTIMGLLQPRKGQIYLEGQPIIDKSSDRRAKMGIGYVPQGREIIPRLTVKENLILGLEARPTRPKNLEISDEIFELFPVLNKMLHRMGGDLSGGQQQQLAIARALMGNPRLLILDEPTEGIQPSIILEIEAAVRRIIQSKGISVLLVEQHLHFVREADWYYAMQKGGIVASGSTEELSNEVIQRFLAV
- the urtD gene encoding urea ABC transporter ATP-binding protein UrtD, whose translation is MNENILEIENLTVSFDGFNALNNLTFTMNTGELRVIIGPNGAGKTTFLDVITGKVKPTLGKVFFKGRNLRKYSEDSIARFGIGRKFQTPRVYLNLTPRENLEISCNRNKNVFQTLLKPTPASEHNTVKTLLETIGLVAKADIASGLLSHGEKQWLEIGMLLAQSPDLLLVDEPVAGLTDEETALTGELLISLAQSHSIIVIEHDMEFVRQIARKVTVLHEGSVLCEGSIEEVQNDPKVIQVYLGSTEEHEE
- the urtC gene encoding urea ABC transporter permease subunit UrtC, translating into MLQVQGKVNQVAKQKPRLFELSAIGVIALILIAVMPLLLSDFRLDLLHRYLALAIVALGIDLIWGYTGLLSLGHGIFFALGGYAIAMHIKLQIPETASSQLPDFMGLYGVTELPWFWGPFSSFPFTAIAILLIPGILAAFLGYLVFRNRIRGVYFSILTQAATIVFFNFFNGQQKLFNGTNGLTDFQTLLGFPISHPNTQYGFYVLTVILLAGSYLLCRWLTSGRFGRLLIAIRDDESRVRFSGYNPTGYKVLVFAISAALAGLGGALFTLRAGIISPRAMDIAFSIEMVIWVAVGGRATLIGAILGALLVNYGKSFLSEQFPEIWLFFQGALFLIVVLVLPNGIVGWLRTEAGNFFRRITGHPRYMITYPQLAEDPEIQRERETLEP
- the urtB gene encoding urea ABC transporter permease subunit UrtB, giving the protein MELFLQSLFNGLSIGSVLLIAALGLAIVFGIMGVINLAHGELMMLGAYTTFVVQNVFRGFGEPWFGFYIIAALPLAFLVAALAGVLLERGVIRYLYGRPLETLLATWGVSLILQQLVRSISWLMCLQIGVFCLLFFGGLWGVKRRPDFERIRNGAIAILLPLSAGITLALGAILGKSAGLALTQPWFGAQGVDVTAPGWLRGGIPIGTFQLPYVRLFIIALTVVCVVGIYLFLLRSPWGLRIRAVTQNRSMSACLGIPTQKVDALTFAIGSGLAGIAGCAISLLGSVGPNTGQNYIVDAFMVVVVGGVGKIIGTVVAALAIGLVNYIIGSGIFISMVSPDSALFNFLTFFATTSMARVMVFVLIILFLQLRPAGLFPQKGRTVDA
- the urtA gene encoding urea ABC transporter substrate-binding protein, encoding MTHRLGRRKFLLYGTAALGSSILLKACTEGNVAETDAATPGAGGGVDTIKVGILHSLSGTMAISEQSVVDAEQLAIEEINNAGGVLGKKIQAVVEDGASDWPTFAEKARKLIDRDKVATVFGCWTSASRKAVLPVFESSGHMLWYPVQYEGQECSKNVFYTGAAPNQQIEPAVDWLLENKGQQFFLVGSDYVFPRTANTIIKAQLEAKGGQTVGEDYIPLGGTEVTAIITKIQAALPDGGVIFNTLNGDSNVAFFKQMQGAGLTPDKYPTMSVSIAEEEVRAIGTEYLKGHYAAWNYFQSVNTPENQKFVQAFKSKYGQNRVTNDPMEAAYIMVYLWKQAVEKAGTADDIEAVRKAAVGQTLQAPGGLVTLQNNHHLSKTVRIGEIGDDGMFKIVSETPAPVDPIPWNQYVADTKGYSCNWEDPTKGGKYMM